A genomic region of Anas platyrhynchos isolate ZD024472 breed Pekin duck chromosome 9, IASCAAS_PekinDuck_T2T, whole genome shotgun sequence contains the following coding sequences:
- the FAM131A gene encoding LOW QUALITY PROTEIN: protein FAM131A (The sequence of the model RefSeq protein was modified relative to this genomic sequence to represent the inferred CDS: inserted 2 bases in 1 codon), with protein MRPGGDAGGEEPAVAPAPGXPPGSMGCIGSKTTIVAVDTTLCVEWKEVKALSPLRAARPAPLPRLLRQASFDSQDFLEVNVEDTVEMLPKSRRALTIQEIAALARSSLHGISQVVKEHVTKPTAMAQGRVAHLIEWKGWCKPVEPPAALESAFSSYCHLSEGEQEARFAAGVAEQFAIAEAKLRAWSSVDGDDSNDESYDEDFMPSTESSQPTELSGSVPASALLRDLLQGHLCQLGVRHGSCEPESDSSHTLSPETLCSSLCSLEMVSPSELTAKLLGSLGGEDLLLPKLPPPASQSALRGLARLRCQDSLYPVSYAEACLSPAEDEVVLSKDFPLCRKVSDVASSGVVSLEEEEEEAEEP; from the exons ATGCGGCCGGGGGGCGATGCGGGCGGCGAGGAGCCGGCGGTAGCGCCCGCACCGGG CCCCCCCGGGAGCATGGGCTGCATCGGCTCCAAAACCACCATCG TGGCCGTGGACACCACCCTGTGCGTGGAGTGGAAGGAGGTGAAAGCGCTGTCGCCGCTGCGTGCTGCCcggccggccccgctgccccgccTGCTGCGCCAGGCCTCCTTCGACAGCCAGGACTTCCTCGAG GTCAATGTTGAAGACACTGTCGAGATGCTGCCCAAGTCGCGGCGCGCGCTGACCATCCAGGAGATCGCTGCCCTGGCCCGCTCCTCGCTGCACG GCATCTCGCAGGTGGTGAAGGAGCACGTGACGAAGCCGACGGCCATGGCGCAGGGCCGCGTCGCCCACCTCATCGAGTGGAAGGGCTGGTGCAAGCCCGTGGAGCCACCCGCCGCCCTGGAGAGCGCCTTCAGCTCCTACTGCCACCTGAGCGAGGGCGAGCAGGAGGCGCGCTTCGCCGCAG GCGTAGCGGAGCAGTTTGCCATCGCCGAGGCCAAGCTGCGCGCCTGGTCCTCGGTGGACGGGGACGACTCCAACGACGAGTCCTACGACGAGGACTTCATGCCCTCCACGGAGAGCTCCCAGCCGACCG AGCTGTCCGGCTCGGTGCCCGCCAGCGCGCTGCTGCGAGACCTCCTGCAGGGCCACCTGTGCCAGCTGGGCGTGCGGCACGGCTCCTGCGAGCCCGAGAGCGACTCCTCGCACACCCTGTCCCCCGAGACCCTCTGCTCCAGCCTCTGCAGCCTGGAGATGGTGTCGCCCTCCGAACTCACTGCCAAACTGCTGGGCTCCCTGGGGGGTgaggacctgctgctgcccaagCTGCCCCCCCCGGCCAGCCAAAGTGCCTTGCGGGGCCTGGCACGGCTCCGGTGCCAGGACTCCCTGTACCCCGTGTCCTACGCCGAGGCTTGCCTCTCGCCCGCCGAGGACGAGGTGGTGCTGAGCAAGGACTTCCCGCTCTGCCGGAAAGTCTCCGACGTCGCCTCCTCCGGGGTGGTGtcgctggaggaggaggaggaggaggccgaggAGCCGTGA